From one Thalassospira lucentensis genomic stretch:
- a CDS encoding replication-associated recombination protein A, with protein MVSLFESQASRPLADRLRPAKLDEVVGQGHLFGDDGPITRMINTGRVPSVILWGPPGCGKTTLARLMADVADMAFEPLSAIFSGVADLRKVFDRARGRRATGASTLLFIDEIHRFNKAQQDSFLPFVEDGTISLIGATTENPSFELNAALLSRCQVLVLKRLDDQGLEELLVRAEKEMGFELPLSPEARVTLRAMADGDGRYLLNLAEELFLLPPSDDGPLGVAELSRTVQKRMPLYDKGDDSHYNLISALHKSVRGSDPDAALYWFNRMLAGGEDPKFVARRITRMAVEDIGLADPQAQQICVGAWEAYERLGSPEGELALAQAVIYLALAPKSNAGYAAYKRSLKVARDTGSLMPPAHILNAPTKLMKDIGYGTGYAYDHDQEDGFSGQNYFPDGMRRQSFYEPVERGFERDLKKRVEYFDKLRRERQKQRGED; from the coding sequence ATGGTATCACTGTTTGAAAGTCAGGCATCCCGGCCCTTGGCCGACAGGCTGCGTCCGGCAAAGCTGGATGAAGTCGTCGGGCAGGGGCACCTGTTTGGGGATGACGGGCCGATCACGCGGATGATCAATACCGGGCGGGTGCCATCGGTGATTCTTTGGGGGCCGCCCGGCTGTGGCAAGACAACTCTGGCCCGCCTGATGGCCGATGTTGCCGATATGGCGTTTGAGCCGCTATCGGCGATCTTTTCCGGGGTTGCCGACCTGCGCAAGGTGTTTGACCGGGCACGCGGGCGGCGGGCAACCGGGGCGTCGACCCTGTTATTCATCGACGAAATCCATCGTTTCAACAAGGCCCAGCAGGACAGCTTCCTGCCATTCGTTGAAGACGGCACCATTTCCCTGATCGGGGCGACAACCGAAAACCCGTCGTTCGAACTGAACGCGGCATTGCTGTCGCGCTGTCAGGTGCTGGTGCTTAAACGGTTGGATGATCAGGGCCTTGAAGAACTTCTGGTGCGGGCGGAAAAGGAAATGGGGTTCGAGTTGCCCCTGTCACCCGAGGCACGGGTCACGCTGCGTGCCATGGCCGATGGTGACGGGCGCTATTTGCTGAACCTTGCCGAAGAACTGTTTTTGCTGCCGCCCAGTGATGATGGACCGCTTGGCGTTGCCGAACTGTCGCGCACCGTGCAAAAGCGCATGCCGCTTTATGACAAGGGGGATGACAGTCATTACAACCTGATCAGTGCCCTGCATAAATCGGTGCGCGGGTCGGACCCGGATGCGGCCCTGTACTGGTTTAACCGCATGCTGGCCGGGGGCGAGGACCCGAAATTTGTTGCGCGCCGCATCACCCGCATGGCGGTCGAGGATATCGGACTTGCCGATCCGCAGGCGCAGCAGATTTGCGTGGGGGCGTGGGAAGCTTATGAGCGCCTCGGAAGCCCGGAAGGTGAACTGGCGCTGGCACAGGCGGTGATCTATCTGGCGCTGGCGCCTAAATCGAATGCCGGTTATGCCGCCTATAAACGGTCATTGAAGGTCGCGCGCGATACCGGGTCGCTGATGCCGCCGGCCCATATCCTCAATGCCCCGACCAAGCTGATGAAGGATATCGGTTATGGCACCGGCTATGCCTATGACCATGATCAGGAAGACGGTTTTTCCGGGCAGAATTATTTTCCCGACGGCATGCGCCGTCAGAGTTTTTATGAACCGGTCGAACGCGGTTTTGAACGTGATTTGAAAAAGCGGGTCGAATATTTCGACAAATTGCGCCGTGAACGTCAAAAGCAGCGCGGTGAAGACTAA
- a CDS encoding FMN-dependent NADH-azoreductase encodes MTSILHINASVNGENSNSRQIASKLIERIVAATPAANVVERDLNDKSIPALTGEIVGAFYTPAENRSGAQKDVIAVSDKLVAELQASDVVVIGAPMYNFSVPSTLKAWVDLIARVGVTFNYTENGPKGLLEGKKAYIVVATGGVPVNSPADFATPYLKQVLGFVGISDVDVIDASGFAVNAEEAMERAIANVAAAPLPKAA; translated from the coding sequence ATGACTTCGATCCTGCATATCAATGCCTCGGTTAACGGCGAAAATTCCAATTCGCGCCAGATCGCATCCAAGCTGATCGAACGCATTGTTGCCGCAACCCCGGCTGCCAACGTTGTTGAACGTGACCTGAACGATAAATCGATCCCGGCCCTGACCGGCGAGATTGTCGGCGCGTTCTATACCCCGGCTGAAAACCGTTCCGGCGCACAGAAAGACGTGATCGCCGTTTCCGACAAACTGGTTGCCGAACTTCAGGCATCCGATGTCGTTGTCATCGGTGCGCCGATGTATAACTTCTCGGTTCCGTCGACCCTTAAGGCATGGGTTGACCTGATCGCCCGTGTCGGCGTGACTTTCAACTATACCGAAAACGGCCCGAAAGGCCTGCTTGAAGGCAAGAAAGCCTATATCGTTGTTGCCACCGGTGGCGTTCCGGTCAACAGCCCGGCGGACTTCGCAACCCCGTATCTGAAACAGGTTCTTGGTTTTGTCGGTATTTCCGATGTTGATGTTATTGATGCATCCGGTTTCGCGGTAAATGCCGAGGAAGCCATGGAACGCGCGATTGCCAATGTTGCTGCCGCACCGCTTCCGAAGGCGGCATAA
- a CDS encoding DUF1499 domain-containing protein, protein MKRLAIVLAWLLFVGGLTFAVIRFSGLLDSMLVAGEPADISLGPDIELPKSPTYFLICPLEACPSTHRNAQSPAFDAAPDTVATALQATAGELGMKLVEGDGLSLELRFLARTPIFRFPDWVDVKVIPSEQGGSRVFAYSRSVYGNDDFGQNEKRLKSWMAATVALIGQQAAPKN, encoded by the coding sequence GTGAAACGCTTGGCGATTGTACTTGCATGGCTTCTGTTTGTTGGCGGGCTGACTTTTGCGGTGATCCGTTTTAGCGGATTGCTCGATAGTATGCTGGTCGCAGGAGAACCGGCGGATATCAGCCTGGGCCCGGATATCGAGCTGCCAAAGTCGCCGACCTATTTCCTGATCTGTCCGCTTGAAGCATGTCCATCGACGCATCGGAATGCCCAAAGCCCGGCATTTGACGCCGCACCCGATACCGTTGCAACCGCCTTGCAGGCAACGGCGGGCGAGCTGGGCATGAAACTGGTTGAAGGCGATGGCCTGTCGCTTGAACTGCGTTTCCTTGCCCGGACACCAATATTCCGTTTTCCCGACTGGGTTGATGTTAAAGTCATCCCCAGCGAACAGGGGGGCAGTCGTGTCTTTGCCTATTCCCGGTCGGTTTATGGCAATGACGATTTCGGCCAGAATGAAAAACGTCTGAAATCATGGATGGCGGCAACCGTTGCCCTGATCGGTCAGCAGGCAGCGCCGAAGAACTGA
- a CDS encoding DUF4823 domain-containing protein produces the protein MKLKQAKLLLIAGLTLTLGACSSKYRVDNHEVMTTVPPGSSYYVMLPKDGIYGATNYNNSGQMLVQVVRNKLSPFSSKIISASTVEARETAFANAAKDDLDYLIEPEILHWEDRATEWSGRPDRITIKYQAFDVRTQAMLLTTTRSASSKWASLGGDHPQDLLPVPTEEFVAALLGKATNIEK, from the coding sequence ATGAAATTAAAACAGGCAAAGTTGCTACTCATCGCCGGACTGACACTAACGCTCGGAGCTTGTTCGAGCAAATACCGTGTGGATAACCACGAAGTAATGACCACCGTGCCGCCCGGCAGTTCATATTACGTCATGTTGCCGAAAGATGGCATTTACGGAGCAACAAACTACAACAATTCCGGTCAGATGCTGGTTCAAGTTGTTCGCAACAAACTAAGCCCCTTCAGCAGCAAGATTATCTCAGCCTCTACAGTAGAAGCTCGTGAAACCGCGTTTGCAAACGCGGCAAAAGATGACCTTGATTATTTGATCGAACCGGAAATTTTGCATTGGGAAGATCGTGCAACGGAATGGTCAGGACGCCCGGATCGTATTACAATAAAATATCAGGCCTTTGATGTGCGAACACAGGCTATGCTTCTGACAACCACCAGAAGCGCTAGCAGCAAATGGGCATCCTTAGGTGGTGATCATCCACAGGACCTTTTGCCAGTTCCTACCGAGGAATTTGTGGCAGCTTTGCTCGGAAAAGCGACCAATATCGAAAAGTAA
- the crcB gene encoding fluoride efflux transporter CrcB, whose product MQFSPLFIASIALGGAIGAVARYGVSAFMGATLGHGFPWGTLTVNIVGSFVMGLLIELSAVKLSLSPEMRAFLVTGFLGAFTTFSTFSLDVATLYERGNLGLSGLYVAVSVCVGIAALFGAIALVRGVLQ is encoded by the coding sequence ATGCAATTTTCACCGTTGTTTATCGCATCCATCGCATTGGGCGGAGCTATCGGGGCGGTTGCCCGATATGGTGTTTCGGCCTTTATGGGAGCGACGCTTGGTCACGGTTTTCCCTGGGGGACGTTGACGGTCAATATCGTCGGGTCTTTTGTCATGGGGCTTCTGATCGAGCTTTCGGCGGTCAAGCTATCGCTCAGTCCTGAAATGCGGGCCTTCCTTGTGACCGGCTTTTTGGGGGCGTTTACAACGTTTTCTACTTTTTCGCTCGATGTCGCGACCTTATATGAACGCGGCAACCTTGGTCTTTCGGGGCTTTATGTTGCTGTTTCGGTCTGCGTTGGCATCGCAGCATTGTTCGGCGCAATCGCGCTGGTAAGGGGAGTTCTGCAATGA
- a CDS encoding RluA family pseudouridine synthase: MSGVTLRKVKNDEAEMRLDRWFKRNCPEFTFGQVQKLLRGGQIRVDGKRAKANQRLEPGQEVRVPPAPVMSGGGLGPWAEGNYDAANAAQHVKSGPSKSDATEEELQALRDSVIFYDEVVLAINKPAGLAVQGGTNTDLHVDGMLDALKLDSKERPKLVHRLDKDTSGVLLLARSASAANALTKAFKDKTTRKLYWAIVTGAPDEREGLIDAPLAKHGGKGGEKMMIDEKEGKSAQTIYRQLARAGRRAAWLALSPLTGRTHQLRAHCQAMECPILGDGKYGGAKAFMDGLSNQMHLHARAIDFPHPVTGHRVVIEAPVPEHFSATIKALNFDPKTPTKFLTPEIHREREVKPKPKPSRTRKR; the protein is encoded by the coding sequence ATGAGTGGTGTCACTCTGCGCAAGGTTAAGAATGACGAAGCCGAAATGCGGCTTGATCGCTGGTTCAAGCGGAACTGCCCGGAATTTACCTTTGGGCAGGTTCAGAAGCTGCTGCGTGGCGGCCAGATCCGTGTGGATGGCAAACGTGCCAAGGCCAATCAGCGGCTTGAGCCCGGTCAGGAAGTCCGTGTTCCACCCGCACCGGTCATGTCGGGTGGCGGACTGGGGCCGTGGGCCGAAGGCAATTACGATGCAGCCAACGCGGCACAGCATGTGAAATCAGGCCCGTCCAAGTCGGATGCGACCGAGGAAGAGCTTCAGGCGCTGCGCGATTCCGTCATTTTCTATGACGAGGTGGTTCTTGCGATCAACAAGCCCGCGGGGCTTGCGGTGCAGGGCGGGACCAATACCGACCTGCATGTCGATGGCATGCTGGATGCGCTGAAACTTGATAGCAAGGAACGCCCGAAGCTTGTTCACCGTCTTGACAAGGACACCAGTGGCGTCCTGTTGCTGGCACGTTCGGCATCGGCGGCCAATGCCCTGACCAAGGCGTTCAAGGATAAAACCACGCGCAAACTTTATTGGGCGATTGTTACCGGCGCACCCGACGAACGCGAAGGCCTGATTGATGCGCCGCTTGCCAAACATGGCGGCAAGGGCGGCGAAAAGATGATGATCGACGAGAAAGAGGGCAAATCGGCCCAGACGATTTATCGTCAGCTTGCCCGAGCCGGACGTCGTGCGGCGTGGCTTGCCCTGTCGCCACTGACCGGTCGTACCCACCAGTTGCGCGCCCATTGCCAAGCGATGGAATGCCCGATCCTTGGTGATGGTAAATATGGCGGGGCCAAAGCATTTATGGATGGTCTGTCAAACCAGATGCATCTGCATGCGCGTGCGATTGATTTTCCCCATCCGGTGACCGGCCATCGGGTCGTGATCGAGGCCCCCGTGCCCGAACATTTCAGCGCAACCATCAAGGCGCTGAATTTCGATCCGAAAACGCCGACCAAATTCCTGACCCCGGAAATCCACCGGGAAAGGGAAGTAAAGCCAAAGCCGAAACCGTCGAGAACACGCAAAAGATAG
- a CDS encoding HAD-IA family hydrolase — protein sequence MANDPLRLVVFDCDGTLVDSQHAIAHCMDHAFAEHDLDCPGLEKTRTIIGLSLPEAIRKLAAPGMLDDAIIEGVTAAYKAAFLELRQTPDFYEPLFPGVREMLAELDTRNWLLGVATGKARRGLDAVLARNALEGRFVTLQTCDNHPSKPHPSMLHAAMDETGVDAPNAVIIGDTAYDIEMGRAAGMLAIGVSWGYHDVETLNKSGAHAVIDHFDQLPGLLETMWGTGRDAA from the coding sequence ATGGCGAATGATCCGCTCAGGCTTGTGGTATTTGATTGTGACGGCACCCTGGTCGATAGCCAGCATGCGATTGCGCATTGCATGGATCATGCCTTTGCTGAACATGACCTTGATTGCCCCGGCCTTGAAAAGACACGTACCATCATCGGTCTGAGCCTGCCTGAAGCGATCCGCAAGCTTGCCGCACCGGGCATGCTTGATGACGCGATTATCGAAGGCGTTACCGCGGCCTATAAGGCGGCATTCCTTGAATTGCGCCAGACCCCGGATTTCTATGAACCGCTTTTCCCCGGTGTGCGCGAAATGCTGGCCGAGCTTGACACACGCAACTGGCTTTTGGGCGTTGCGACGGGCAAGGCGCGCCGCGGGCTTGATGCGGTTCTGGCGCGCAACGCGCTTGAAGGACGGTTTGTTACCCTTCAGACCTGCGACAATCATCCATCCAAGCCCCATCCATCGATGTTGCATGCGGCGATGGATGAAACCGGTGTCGATGCGCCCAATGCGGTGATCATTGGTGATACGGCCTATGACATTGAAATGGGTCGGGCGGCCGGAATGCTGGCCATTGGCGTCAGTTGGGGATATCACGATGTTGAAACGCTCAACAAGTCCGGGGCGCATGCCGTGATTGATCATTTCGATCAGTTGCCCGGATTGCTGGAAACCATGTGGGGAACTGGCCGTGATGCTGCCTGA
- a CDS encoding SRPBCC domain-containing protein → MLPEADHKDDDLKPIRVEITVPVEPEYAFEAFTNGFGNWWPTDSHSLARENCKSVEMNPGLGGRIVEHAKGRDPVVWGTVDIWQAGEHIAFTWHPGWEEGAYTRISVTFEQNAFGRCVIRLKHWDWKNLGEIAPMVRDGYESGWKYVFEQCFANYLTAKRH, encoded by the coding sequence ATGCTGCCTGAAGCCGATCACAAAGACGACGATTTAAAGCCGATCCGGGTCGAAATTACCGTCCCGGTCGAGCCCGAATATGCGTTCGAGGCATTCACCAACGGTTTTGGCAACTGGTGGCCGACCGACAGCCATTCACTGGCGCGCGAAAACTGCAAATCGGTCGAGATGAATCCCGGGCTTGGTGGCAGGATCGTTGAACATGCCAAGGGCCGCGACCCTGTGGTCTGGGGGACTGTCGATATCTGGCAGGCGGGCGAGCATATTGCCTTTACCTGGCATCCCGGCTGGGAAGAGGGGGCCTATACCCGCATCAGCGTCACGTTCGAGCAGAATGCCTTTGGCCGTTGCGTGATCCGGCTCAAACACTGGGACTGGAAAAATCTGGGTGAAATCGCCCCGATGGTCCGCGACGGGTATGAAAGCGGCTGGAAATATGTTTTCGAACAGTGCTTTGCCAATTACCTGACGGCCAAGCGGCACTGA
- a CDS encoding HAD family hydrolase — protein MRTIETVLFDLGGVLVDWDPRHLYRKIFNDPAEMERFLTEICHPHWNFLHDKGALRFAKSIPDLQHRYPEYHDQIAAWMDRWPEMMKGSIDRTVHILEELKSRGNVRLFALTNWSADTWPHAIERFGFLSHFEGILVSGQEKLAKPDPQIFDLTAARFKLDPRETLFIDDSEKNIQQAREMGFATHWFRDPIRLRRDLMEYGLL, from the coding sequence ATGCGTACTATCGAAACGGTTCTTTTTGATCTGGGCGGCGTTCTGGTCGATTGGGACCCGCGGCATCTGTATCGCAAGATTTTCAACGACCCGGCCGAAATGGAACGCTTCCTGACCGAGATATGTCATCCGCACTGGAATTTCCTGCATGACAAGGGTGCGCTTCGCTTTGCCAAATCAATCCCCGATCTTCAGCATCGCTATCCGGAATATCATGATCAGATCGCGGCATGGATGGACCGCTGGCCGGAAATGATGAAGGGGTCGATTGACCGCACCGTTCATATTCTTGAAGAACTGAAATCGCGCGGCAATGTGCGTTTGTTTGCCCTGACCAACTGGTCGGCGGATACTTGGCCACATGCGATTGAACGGTTCGGTTTCCTAAGCCATTTCGAAGGCATTCTGGTATCGGGTCAGGAAAAACTGGCCAAGCCCGACCCACAGATTTTCGATCTGACGGCAGCACGTTTCAAACTTGATCCGCGCGAAACCCTGTTTATCGATGACAGCGAAAAGAACATTCAGCAGGCGCGCGAAATGGGCTTTGCCACCCACTGGTTCCGCGATCCGATCCGCCTGCGCCGCGATTTGATGGAATATGGCCTGCTTTAA
- a CDS encoding dienelactone hydrolase family protein — MCTLDGCGVNDHLGPPPKATDEDRRLFLKGAVALPLAVVLADPILAHAAGSMLEPVTITTPGGEKMTAEIAMPATLPAPTVILIHEWWGLNDQIRAVAAEYAKQGYIALAVDLYGKPAATTPDGAKALMSAVDPAIATEKLQESVKFLKNHKDSTGKVGTVGWCFGGGWSLNTGLAADVDAVVVYYGNVKKTAEQVSTLSAPLMGHFGTLDKSINKPMVEGFEESLKEAGKTDYQIFWYEADHAFANPTGGRYDAEDAMLAWERTMGFFDTHLS; from the coding sequence ATGTGCACGCTTGACGGATGTGGTGTAAACGACCATCTCGGCCCGCCGCCCAAGGCCACGGACGAAGATCGCCGTCTGTTCCTGAAGGGGGCGGTTGCCCTGCCACTCGCAGTCGTTCTGGCCGACCCGATTCTGGCCCATGCCGCCGGATCGATGCTCGAACCCGTGACGATCACAACGCCGGGCGGGGAAAAGATGACCGCCGAAATTGCCATGCCGGCAACCCTTCCGGCCCCGACCGTCATTCTGATCCATGAATGGTGGGGGCTTAATGATCAGATCCGTGCGGTTGCCGCCGAATATGCCAAGCAGGGCTATATCGCGCTTGCGGTTGATCTGTATGGCAAACCGGCTGCGACCACGCCGGACGGGGCCAAGGCCCTGATGTCGGCGGTTGATCCGGCGATTGCCACCGAAAAATTGCAGGAATCCGTCAAATTCCTGAAAAATCACAAGGATTCAACCGGCAAGGTCGGAACGGTTGGCTGGTGCTTTGGCGGGGGCTGGTCGCTCAATACCGGGCTTGCCGCCGATGTCGATGCGGTTGTGGTCTATTACGGCAATGTCAAAAAGACCGCCGAACAGGTCTCGACGCTAAGCGCGCCATTGATGGGGCATTTCGGCACGCTTGATAAAAGCATCAACAAGCCGATGGTCGAAGGGTTTGAGGAATCCCTCAAGGAAGCCGGAAAAACCGATTATCAGATTTTCTGGTACGAGGCCGATCATGCCTTTGCCAATCCGACCGGCGGGCGTTACGACGCCGAGGACGCAATGCTGGCGTGGGAACGCACGATGGGCTTCTTTGATACCCATCTGTCCTAG
- a CDS encoding ABC transporter permease: MTKKKDFAKATPWLSAIGLFVLWELIVRIFNIPVYVLPTPSESIMVGWEFRAAIWMHALQTLYTTLAGFAIAVVFGVILGALVGSSKAVYDAANPLLVGFNSVPKVALVPVLVMWFGIGTVPAIITAFLISFFPIVVNVATGLATLEPELRDVLRSLGATRRDILVKVGFPRAMPYFFASLKVAITLAFVGSVISETVASNLGVGYLMLSASSKFNMPLVFAGLLVIAVMGIAMYELFNIIERRSTKWANRGNPAN; this comes from the coding sequence ATGACCAAGAAAAAAGACTTCGCGAAAGCAACACCGTGGCTCAGCGCAATCGGGCTTTTTGTTTTGTGGGAACTGATCGTGCGGATTTTCAATATCCCGGTCTATGTCCTGCCAACACCGTCCGAAAGCATCATGGTCGGCTGGGAATTTCGGGCCGCCATCTGGATGCACGCGCTTCAGACGCTTTATACAACGCTTGCGGGCTTTGCCATTGCGGTTGTGTTTGGCGTCATTCTGGGGGCGCTGGTGGGGTCGAGCAAGGCGGTTTACGACGCGGCCAATCCGCTTCTGGTCGGGTTTAACTCGGTCCCGAAGGTCGCCCTGGTCCCGGTCCTTGTGATGTGGTTTGGCATCGGCACGGTTCCGGCGATCATTACCGCATTCCTGATTTCGTTCTTCCCGATTGTGGTCAATGTGGCGACCGGGCTGGCGACCCTTGAACCCGAATTGCGCGATGTGTTGCGATCCCTTGGCGCGACGCGACGCGATATTCTGGTCAAGGTCGGCTTCCCGCGTGCAATGCCCTATTTCTTTGCATCGCTCAAGGTCGCGATCACGCTGGCCTTTGTCGGTTCGGTGATTTCGGAAACCGTCGCATCGAACCTTGGCGTCGGTTACCTGATGCTGTCGGCATCGTCGAAATTCAACATGCCGCTGGTATTTGCCGGGTTGCTGGTGATCGCGGTGATGGGGATTGCGATGTACGAGCTGTTTAACATCATCGAACGCCGGTCGACCAAATGGGCCAATCGCGGCAATCCTGCGAATTAA
- a CDS encoding ABC transporter ATP-binding protein has translation MSNSFVELNNVRLRYSEGDDLALETTNMKINKGEFIAVVGPSGCGKSSLLKLVSGLMPPSEGTVIVDNKEVSGPLKIVGMAFQNPTLLPWRTTLDNVLLPMEIVKPHRNRLRKHRAEYEDRARKLLASVGLAGHEDKYPWELSGGMQQRASLCRSLIHEPDLLMLDEPFGALDAFTREELWDILQNLWMVRPFTVILVTHDLREAAYLADTIYVMSKRPGMILVQRENTLPRPRDQETTFTQPFTDLVHELRSHIRDVRAA, from the coding sequence GTGTCGAACAGCTTTGTCGAACTTAACAATGTCCGGCTTCGTTACAGCGAAGGTGACGATCTGGCATTGGAAACAACAAACATGAAGATCAACAAGGGCGAATTTATCGCCGTTGTCGGTCCTTCGGGATGTGGCAAGTCATCGCTGCTGAAACTGGTATCGGGACTGATGCCACCCAGCGAAGGCACGGTTATCGTCGATAACAAGGAGGTTTCCGGGCCGCTTAAAATCGTTGGCATGGCATTCCAGAACCCGACCCTTCTGCCATGGCGCACGACCCTTGATAACGTGCTGCTGCCGATGGAAATCGTCAAACCGCATCGCAACCGCCTGCGCAAGCACCGTGCCGAATACGAAGACCGCGCGCGAAAGCTTCTGGCCAGTGTCGGGCTTGCCGGGCATGAAGACAAATATCCGTGGGAATTGTCGGGCGGGATGCAGCAACGCGCATCGCTTTGCCGGTCGCTGATCCATGAACCCGATCTTCTGATGCTGGACGAGCCGTTCGGCGCGCTTGATGCCTTCACCCGCGAAGAGCTTTGGGACATCCTGCAAAATCTTTGGATGGTGCGGCCCTTTACCGTCATCCTTGTGACGCATGATCTGCGCGAAGCGGCCTATCTGGCCGATACGATCTATGTGATGTCAAAGCGCCCCGGCATGATTCTGGTGCAGCGGGAAAACACCCTGCCCCGCCCGCGGGATCAGGAAACGACATTCACGCAGCCTTTCACCGATCTGGTCCACGAATTGCGCAGTCACATCCGTGACGTGCGCGCGGCATAA
- a CDS encoding ABC transporter substrate-binding protein: MVRLKARLLGATVGIAVALGAQSAMAQMAIKFTLDWKFEGPAAPYVLAKKKGYFDDEGLDVTIDSGNGSVGSITRVASGAYDVGFADINSMLEFNASNPDRAMKSIFMVYDRPPFSLFMLKKSGITKPEDLIGKTLGAPVFDASRKLFPAFAQATGLKLDDVKWESMDPPLREPMLVRGDVDAITGHYFTSILNLQAQGISKDDLTVFKYFDYGMDFYGNAMIASPDMMENHPEELRAFLRAVVKGWRDAIANPEEAIAALKETDPLIDPALELQRLQMTIDENVVTEVTLKEGMGLIKTDRMNKAIDQVSLAFGIENKPTVADIFTDIFMPGEKDRMLK; encoded by the coding sequence ATGGTGAGACTTAAAGCGCGGCTACTTGGCGCGACCGTCGGCATTGCCGTTGCACTTGGTGCGCAATCCGCGATGGCGCAGATGGCGATCAAATTCACACTCGACTGGAAATTCGAAGGCCCGGCAGCACCCTATGTGCTGGCCAAGAAAAAGGGCTATTTCGACGATGAAGGCCTTGATGTCACGATTGATTCGGGCAACGGATCGGTCGGTTCTATCACGCGCGTTGCCAGCGGCGCCTATGATGTCGGATTTGCCGATATCAACTCGATGCTGGAATTCAATGCATCGAACCCCGACCGTGCGATGAAGTCGATCTTCATGGTCTATGACCGCCCGCCCTTCTCGCTTTTCATGCTGAAGAAAAGCGGCATCACCAAGCCCGAGGACCTGATTGGCAAAACGCTTGGCGCGCCGGTATTTGATGCATCGCGCAAGCTGTTCCCGGCCTTTGCACAGGCAACCGGGCTTAAACTTGACGATGTCAAATGGGAAAGCATGGACCCGCCGCTGCGCGAACCGATGCTGGTGCGTGGTGACGTTGATGCGATCACCGGCCACTATTTCACATCGATCCTGAACCTTCAGGCGCAGGGTATTTCCAAGGACGACCTGACCGTTTTCAAGTATTTCGATTACGGCATGGATTTCTATGGCAACGCGATGATCGCATCGCCCGACATGATGGAAAACCATCCGGAAGAACTGCGTGCGTTCCTGCGTGCGGTCGTCAAGGGATGGCGTGATGCGATTGCCAACCCCGAAGAAGCCATTGCAGCACTTAAGGAAACCGATCCGCTGATTGACCCGGCCCTTGAATTGCAGCGCCTTCAGATGACGATTGACGAAAACGTTGTGACCGAGGTGACGCTTAAAGAAGGCATGGGCCTGATCAAGACCGATCGCATGAACAAGGCGATTGATCAGGTCAGCCTGGCATTTGGCATTGAAAACAAGCCAACCGTTGCGGACATCTTCACCGACATCTTCATGCCCGGCGAAAAAGACCGCATGCTGAAATAA
- a CDS encoding ATP12 family chaperone protein, with the protein MLTKSINRFYKKAEAVRDEDAQGWRIHLDGRPVKSPSKAEFVLPAERLAHEIAAEWDAQGEKVLPTTMPIMQLAATAIDRVRPHRFAVIAELTGFGRSDLLCYRASFPDDLVRQQAEAWQPLLDWAHHELGISLKVTEGVMPITQEDEALLRIQDEIEALDDYHLTALHTLTTVSGSVIIGLATLRGRISAEEAFEVSQLDESYSIEHWGADAEAVARRERHRAELLAAGRYLDLIGQR; encoded by the coding sequence ATGCTTACAAAATCGATCAACCGTTTTTATAAAAAAGCCGAAGCCGTGCGCGACGAAGATGCGCAGGGCTGGCGTATTCATCTGGACGGAAGGCCTGTAAAATCACCGTCCAAGGCCGAATTCGTATTGCCCGCCGAACGGCTGGCGCATGAAATTGCGGCCGAATGGGATGCGCAGGGCGAAAAGGTTCTGCCGACCACGATGCCGATCATGCAACTGGCCGCGACCGCGATTGACCGGGTGCGCCCGCACCGGTTTGCGGTGATTGCGGAACTGACCGGGTTTGGCCGGTCTGACCTGTTATGCTATCGCGCATCTTTCCCCGATGATCTTGTGCGCCAGCAGGCCGAAGCTTGGCAGCCGTTACTTGACTGGGCGCATCATGAACTGGGTATTTCGCTGAAAGTGACCGAAGGCGTCATGCCGATCACGCAGGAAGACGAGGCCCTTCTGCGCATTCAGGACGAGATCGAGGCGCTTGATGATTACCATCTGACAGCCCTTCACACCCTGACGACGGTTTCGGGATCGGTCATCATCGGTCTGGCAACCCTGCGGGGCCGGATCAGTGCCGAAGAGGCGTTTGAAGTTTCCCAGCTTGATGAAAGCTATTCCATCGAACATTGGGGGGCCGACGCCGAGGCCGTCGCACGCCGCGAACGCCACCGGGCCGAATTGCTGGCGGCGGGGCGGTATCTTGATCTGATCGGGCAGCGATAA